Proteins from one Pseudomonadota bacterium genomic window:
- a CDS encoding ABC transporter transmembrane domain-containing protein, protein MPSGSEERAKSRDFSHLGRLVGYLKPYKLQVAGALVALTVAAVTVLGLGVGLRQLVDEGFAGQDKGLLDKALIAMLITVVVLAGASYARFFLVSWVGERTVADLRRDVYDRVIALSPTFFETTRTGEVLSRLTTDTTLLQQVIGSSLSTALRNVMLFFGGTLMLAVTSPKLTGIVFLMVPLVLIPIIVFGRRVRRLSRASQDRIADVGARIDETLNAIPTVQSFAREPLERQRFAVTVEDAFKTAVQRIRARALLTGTVILFVFGGVGIVLWMGGHDVLAGRISAGELSAFVFYAVVVAGSVGAISEVYGDIQRAAGAAERLLELLNAGGDIEPPADPLSLPDPSPGMVAMKGVTFFYPSRPDQAALDDVTIDVGSGETVAVVGPSGAGKTTVFQLLLRFYDPASGTVLVDGLDVRDVRPAVLRERMALVPQEPVIFGASVRDNILYGRPDATNDDVAAAARAAHALDFIADLPDGFDSFLGERGVRLSGGQRQRIAIARAILKDAPILLLDEATSALDAESEQAVQQALDELMAGRTTLVIAHRLATVLKADRILVMDHGRIVESGRHADLVAAGGIYARLAELQFDRAYDDEVTAVTAV, encoded by the coding sequence TTGCCTTCAGGCTCCGAAGAGCGCGCAAAAAGCCGCGATTTCAGCCATTTAGGGCGTCTGGTGGGCTATCTCAAACCTTACAAACTCCAGGTCGCCGGCGCGCTGGTCGCGCTGACCGTGGCGGCGGTGACGGTGCTGGGCCTGGGCGTCGGCCTCAGGCAGTTGGTCGACGAGGGATTCGCCGGTCAGGACAAGGGCCTGCTGGACAAGGCGCTGATCGCCATGCTGATCACCGTCGTTGTCTTGGCGGGGGCGAGCTATGCCCGCTTTTTCCTGGTTTCCTGGGTCGGCGAGCGCACGGTCGCCGACTTAAGGCGCGATGTCTACGACCGGGTCATCGCGCTGTCGCCGACTTTCTTTGAGACCACGCGAACGGGCGAGGTGCTGTCGCGGCTGACGACCGATACCACCTTGCTGCAGCAGGTCATCGGGTCCAGCCTGTCGACGGCACTTCGGAACGTGATGTTGTTCTTCGGCGGCACATTGATGCTGGCGGTGACCAGCCCGAAGCTGACCGGCATCGTCTTCCTGATGGTGCCGCTGGTCCTGATCCCCATTATTGTTTTCGGCCGCAGGGTGAGGCGGTTGTCGCGCGCCAGCCAGGACCGGATCGCCGACGTCGGCGCGCGGATCGACGAGACGCTGAACGCCATTCCGACGGTTCAGTCGTTCGCGCGCGAACCGCTCGAACGGCAGCGCTTCGCCGTGACGGTGGAGGATGCCTTCAAGACGGCGGTCCAGCGGATCCGGGCCCGGGCGCTTCTGACCGGCACCGTCATCCTGTTCGTCTTCGGCGGGGTCGGCATCGTTCTGTGGATGGGCGGCCACGACGTTCTTGCCGGGCGCATCAGCGCCGGCGAGTTGTCGGCCTTCGTCTTCTATGCCGTCGTCGTGGCCGGTTCGGTCGGCGCGATAAGCGAGGTCTACGGCGACATCCAGCGCGCGGCCGGTGCGGCTGAGCGGCTGCTGGAGCTTCTCAATGCCGGGGGCGATATCGAACCGCCGGCCGATCCCCTGTCGCTGCCCGACCCGTCGCCCGGTATGGTTGCGATGAAGGGCGTCACGTTCTTCTATCCCTCCCGCCCCGATCAGGCGGCGCTCGATGACGTCACCATTGACGTTGGGTCCGGCGAGACGGTGGCGGTGGTCGGGCCCTCTGGCGCGGGCAAGACGACGGTCTTCCAGCTGCTTTTGCGGTTCTATGATCCCGCCTCTGGGACGGTGTTGGTCGACGGTCTCGATGTGCGCGACGTCCGACCCGCGGTGCTGCGCGAACGCATGGCGTTGGTGCCCCAGGAGCCCGTCATCTTTGGCGCATCGGTGCGCGACAACATTCTCTACGGCAGGCCCGACGCAACAAACGATGATGTTGCCGCCGCGGCACGGGCGGCCCATGCGCTGGATTTCATCGCGGATCTGCCCGATGGTTTCGACAGTTTTCTGGGCGAGCGTGGCGTGCGGTTATCGGGCGGTCAGCGCCAACGCATTGCCATTGCGCGCGCAATTTTGAAAGACGCGCCGATCCTGCTGCTGGACGAGGCGACAAGCGCGCTGGACGCTGAGAGTGAACAGGCCGTGCAACAGGCTCTGGACGAGCTGATGGCGGGCCGCACGACACTGGTCATAGCCCACCGCCTGGCGACGGTCTTGAAGGCCGACCGCATTCTTGTGATGGACCACGGCCGCATTGTCGAAAGCGGACGCCACGCGGATCTTGTCGCGGCGGGCGGTATCTATGCCAGACTGGCCGAGCTGCAGTTCGATCGTGCTTATGATGATGAGGTGACTGCCGTGACGGCGGTCTAG
- a CDS encoding nitronate monooxygenase family protein, whose product MLSTRFTKLVGVEHPLVCGGMQHVGRAELVSAVANAGALGFMTALTQPTPEDLTKEIARCRDMTDKPFGVNLTILPTLKPVPYEDYLDAALEAGITLIETAGNNPEPFLPKLRAAGAKVIHKCTSVRHALKAERIGCDAVSIDGFECAGHPGEDDIPGLILIPAAADKVTIPMIASGGFGDARGLVAALALGADGINMGTRFMVTKEARVHDNVKQAAVAASERDTQLIFRPLRNTARIFKNAIATTVAEMEARPGGATIEDLAPFVAGYEGRKLMDEGDMEAGIWSAGQVVGLINDVPSVAELVSRIVGEAEAIMDERLGAMRGA is encoded by the coding sequence GTGCTGTCCACGCGTTTCACCAAACTGGTAGGTGTTGAGCATCCTCTGGTCTGCGGCGGCATGCAGCATGTCGGACGTGCCGAGCTGGTCAGCGCCGTCGCCAATGCCGGCGCGCTGGGTTTCATGACCGCGCTGACACAGCCGACACCAGAGGATCTGACCAAGGAAATCGCGCGGTGCCGCGACATGACCGACAAGCCCTTCGGCGTCAATCTCACCATCCTACCGACCTTGAAACCGGTGCCCTACGAAGACTATCTGGATGCCGCGCTCGAGGCCGGTATTACGCTGATCGAGACGGCCGGCAACAACCCCGAGCCCTTCCTGCCGAAGCTGCGGGCGGCCGGCGCCAAGGTTATCCACAAATGCACGTCTGTGCGCCACGCGCTTAAAGCCGAGCGGATCGGCTGCGACGCCGTCTCGATCGACGGGTTCGAATGCGCCGGCCACCCCGGCGAGGACGACATCCCGGGCCTGATCCTGATCCCCGCGGCCGCCGACAAGGTGACGATACCGATGATCGCATCAGGCGGGTTTGGCGACGCGCGCGGTCTCGTCGCGGCGCTCGCCTTGGGCGCCGACGGCATCAACATGGGCACGCGGTTCATGGTGACAAAGGAGGCGCGGGTCCACGACAACGTCAAACAAGCGGCGGTCGCGGCGAGCGAACGCGACACGCAGCTCATTTTCCGGCCGCTTCGCAATACCGCGCGCATCTTCAAGAACGCCATCGCGACCACGGTCGCCGAGATGGAGGCGAGGCCCGGCGGCGCGACCATCGAGGATCTGGCACCCTTTGTCGCGGGCTACGAAGGCCGCAAGCTGATGGACGAGGGCGACATGGAAGCCGGCATCTGGTCGGCCGGTCAGGTCGTTGGTCTGATCAACGACGTGCCGAGTGTGGCCGAGTTGGTGAGCCGCATCGTGGGCGAGGCCGAGGCGATTATGGACGAACGTCTTGGGGCGATGCGCGGCGCCTAA
- a CDS encoding sugar phosphate nucleotidyltransferase has product MTSARPVVGLIPAAGQASRMGGLPFSKELYPVDVSDDPDIQKPRPVIEFVLDDMRRNGIDRIFVVVRDGKWDIPRYLGDGSRFSLSIAYLMMGRPFGVPFSLDQGYDYVHDQLVALGFPDILVGSPDAFGLCLAEQEQTGADIVVGSLPTDFPQGVDMLEMAADNKVAKFVIKPQSTTLTHAWPLAVWTPAFTSFLHEFLRGKNEPPGSGKELQIADVFNAAIGAGLDVRAVPISNHPFVDIGTPGGLARFTEQRQRLLSA; this is encoded by the coding sequence GTGACATCGGCCCGGCCAGTCGTCGGCCTTATTCCGGCTGCTGGACAGGCAAGCCGGATGGGTGGCTTACCGTTTAGCAAAGAGCTTTATCCGGTCGATGTGTCGGACGATCCGGACATTCAGAAACCGCGACCGGTTATCGAGTTTGTCCTCGATGACATGCGTCGAAACGGCATTGATCGTATCTTCGTCGTCGTGCGGGACGGCAAATGGGACATCCCCAGATACCTGGGCGATGGATCGCGCTTCAGTTTGTCGATTGCCTACTTGATGATGGGGCGCCCGTTCGGCGTCCCCTTCAGCCTAGACCAGGGTTACGACTATGTGCACGACCAGCTGGTCGCCCTGGGCTTTCCCGATATTCTGGTCGGCAGCCCGGATGCGTTCGGGCTTTGCCTGGCTGAGCAGGAACAGACGGGCGCCGACATTGTCGTCGGCAGTTTGCCTACCGACTTTCCGCAAGGCGTCGACATGTTGGAGATGGCGGCGGACAACAAGGTCGCAAAATTCGTCATCAAGCCGCAGTCGACGACGCTGACACACGCTTGGCCTCTGGCCGTTTGGACGCCGGCCTTCACCTCCTTCCTGCACGAATTCTTAAGGGGCAAGAACGAACCCCCTGGTTCGGGGAAAGAGCTTCAGATTGCCGATGTTTTCAACGCGGCGATCGGGGCCGGACTGGATGTTCGCGCAGTGCCGATCTCCAATCATCCGTTTGTCGACATAGGCACGCCCGGTGGCCTGGCGCGTTTTACCGAGCAACGGCAACGCCTGCTTTCCGCATAG
- a CDS encoding ABC transporter permease produces MRLYATAVYLFLYAPIAIIVIFSFNAGRHASDFQGFSAQWYGKALNNPFAMDALITSLIVASTSAVFASLFGTMAALALQRVQGRLRVLYDGMIYVAIMIPGIVIGIATLIALVTVFDALNPLLEAAWPFEGSAAPRLNMGYVSLIAAHTLFTMALVIVIVRARVAGMDRSLIEASADLYATPWRTFRQVTLPQIFPAILAGFLLSFTFSFDDFIIAFFVAGSETTLPIYVFSSIRRGVTPEINAIGTMVLVVSLTLLIAAQLLLRKRSRAGAG; encoded by the coding sequence ATGAGGCTCTACGCAACCGCAGTTTATCTGTTCCTCTATGCGCCGATCGCGATCATCGTGATCTTCAGCTTCAATGCCGGGCGCCACGCCAGCGACTTTCAGGGTTTCTCGGCACAGTGGTACGGCAAGGCGCTGAACAATCCGTTCGCCATGGACGCCTTGATCACCAGTCTGATCGTCGCATCGACGTCAGCGGTCTTCGCCAGCCTGTTCGGCACCATGGCCGCGCTCGCACTTCAACGCGTGCAGGGGCGTCTGCGCGTCCTTTACGACGGCATGATCTATGTCGCGATCATGATCCCCGGCATTGTCATCGGCATCGCGACCTTGATCGCGCTTGTCACTGTCTTCGATGCCCTCAATCCGCTCCTTGAAGCGGCATGGCCATTCGAAGGATCGGCCGCGCCACGGCTCAACATGGGGTACGTATCGTTGATTGCCGCGCACACGCTGTTCACCATGGCCTTGGTGATCGTCATCGTCAGGGCACGTGTCGCCGGTATGGACCGTTCACTGATCGAGGCCTCGGCCGACCTTTACGCAACGCCGTGGCGGACATTCCGCCAGGTCACGCTGCCACAGATCTTCCCAGCCATCCTCGCCGGTTTCCTGCTCAGCTTCACGTTCAGCTTCGACGACTTCATCATCGCCTTCTTCGTGGCAGGATCCGAGACCACCCTGCCAATCTATGTGTTTTCGTCGATCCGCCGCGGCGTCACGCCGGAAATCAACGCCATCGGCACCATGGTCCTCGTGGTCTCGCTGACATTGCTGATCGCCGCGCAGCTGCTGCTGCGCAAACGATCCCGTGCCGGTGCCGGATAG
- a CDS encoding ABC transporter permease has product MSSRWINRLLLLPATAWFVVMLALPLVVVVVFSFGERAAAGGYVPAFTFDQYANLPARFAAFKNTLILAPLGTLAALLVAYPLAYYLAVKANPKYKTLLLILVIIPFWTSILIRTYAWIFILGGRGLPQVLAFFGLDGIQLINTPFAVLVGIVYGYLPLMVFPIYVSLEKLDKRLLEASSDLGAPPYRTFRQVTLPLSIPGVATGCMLVFILLMGEFLIPALLGGGKVFFIGNALVDLFLQSRNWAFGSAVAATLVLIMLVTVSIYMRVMMRRGGQQKDVNLF; this is encoded by the coding sequence ATGTCGAGTCGTTGGATCAACAGGTTGCTGCTCTTGCCGGCCACGGCGTGGTTCGTGGTCATGCTCGCCTTGCCGCTGGTTGTCGTCGTCGTCTTCAGTTTCGGTGAACGGGCCGCCGCCGGCGGATACGTTCCCGCGTTCACCTTCGATCAGTACGCCAACCTGCCGGCGCGTTTCGCGGCCTTCAAAAACACGCTGATTCTGGCGCCGCTGGGCACGCTGGCGGCGCTGCTTGTCGCCTATCCGCTTGCCTACTACCTGGCGGTCAAGGCGAACCCCAAGTACAAGACCCTGCTGCTGATCCTGGTCATCATTCCGTTCTGGACCAGTATCCTTATCCGGACCTACGCCTGGATCTTCATCCTTGGTGGACGCGGTCTGCCCCAAGTCCTCGCGTTCTTCGGCCTAGACGGTATCCAGCTCATCAACACGCCGTTCGCGGTCCTGGTCGGTATTGTCTATGGCTACCTGCCGCTCATGGTGTTTCCGATCTATGTCAGTTTGGAGAAGCTGGACAAGCGGCTGCTGGAGGCCTCCAGCGATCTCGGCGCGCCACCCTATCGCACCTTCCGGCAAGTCACTTTGCCGCTCTCCATACCGGGCGTCGCGACCGGCTGCATGCTCGTGTTTATTCTTCTGATGGGCGAGTTCCTGATCCCTGCGCTGCTCGGCGGCGGTAAGGTCTTCTTCATCGGCAATGCGCTGGTCGACCTCTTCCTGCAGTCGCGGAACTGGGCCTTCGGCTCGGCTGTCGCGGCGACGCTGGTGCTGATCATGCTGGTGACCGTCAGTATCTACATGCGCGTGATGATGCGGCGCGGAGGGCAGCAAAAAGATGTCAACCTGTTCTAG
- a CDS encoding spermidine/putrescine ABC transporter substrate-binding protein produces the protein MTKDYKDNLPISRQKFMEELRRYQKGSVSRRHFLGVTGLGMASAVMAGAVPGLRPRKSWAAEDIGDRVVLATWPNYHDPSNFEQFTEQTGAYVQVNVFGSNEEMLAKLQAGGSGWDVFVPTNYTITTYVGEDLIEPLDLTMIPNYQADAFDARFSDAGTVDGTVYAVPKNWGTTGYVINTSHNGGKAPDTWKQFWDMTMADFSGRTMVHDYQLTTIGNALKYFGYSFNSVDPAELADAEKLLLEAKPHLYAISSDYQPPLRNGDAWMSMCWTGDGKQLNTDMPEMIYVLGAEGGEIWSDYYAVPRGAEHRAAGYALINYLLDPAVNAKEVLAHGYPVADSRANALLPPTLLEDPILYPATELLDALEFGAAATLTDPNRAELLARFKSA, from the coding sequence ATGACAAAGGACTACAAAGATAACCTGCCGATCAGTCGGCAGAAGTTCATGGAAGAGCTGCGCCGCTATCAGAAGGGATCGGTGTCGCGCCGGCACTTCCTTGGCGTAACCGGTCTCGGCATGGCGAGTGCCGTCATGGCGGGCGCCGTTCCGGGATTGCGCCCGCGCAAGTCTTGGGCAGCCGAGGATATCGGCGACCGCGTTGTTCTCGCGACCTGGCCGAACTATCACGATCCCTCGAACTTCGAGCAGTTCACCGAACAAACCGGTGCCTATGTGCAGGTGAACGTGTTCGGCTCGAACGAGGAGATGCTGGCCAAGCTTCAGGCCGGTGGCAGTGGCTGGGACGTCTTCGTGCCAACCAACTACACGATCACGACCTATGTCGGTGAGGATCTCATCGAGCCCCTCGATCTGACCATGATCCCGAACTACCAGGCCGATGCGTTCGACGCACGCTTCTCCGATGCCGGCACCGTCGACGGCACGGTCTACGCCGTGCCGAAGAACTGGGGCACGACCGGCTACGTCATCAACACCAGCCATAATGGTGGCAAGGCGCCGGACACCTGGAAGCAGTTCTGGGACATGACGATGGCTGACTTCTCCGGCCGCACGATGGTCCATGACTACCAGCTGACCACGATCGGCAATGCGCTGAAGTACTTTGGCTACTCCTTCAACTCCGTCGATCCGGCAGAGCTGGCAGACGCCGAGAAACTGCTGTTGGAAGCCAAGCCGCACCTTTATGCCATCTCCAGCGACTACCAGCCGCCGCTGCGCAACGGCGACGCCTGGATGTCCATGTGCTGGACCGGCGACGGCAAGCAGCTCAACACCGACATGCCTGAGATGATCTATGTGCTGGGTGCCGAAGGCGGCGAGATCTGGAGCGACTATTACGCCGTGCCTCGCGGTGCCGAACATCGCGCGGCCGGTTACGCCCTGATCAACTACCTGCTGGACCCGGCCGTCAACGCCAAGGAGGTTCTGGCCCACGGCTATCCCGTCGCCGACAGCCGCGCCAATGCGCTGCTGCCGCCGACATTGCTGGAAGACCCGATCCTTTATCCGGCGACCGAGCTGCTTGACGCTCTTGAGTTCGGCGCGGCGGCGACATTGACCGATCCGAACCGCGCGGAATTGCTGGCGCGCTTCAAGTCGGCCTAG
- a CDS encoding ABC transporter ATP-binding protein, with protein sequence MEREPQAEIDVEFRGVTKRFDEVVAVDALDLQIPSGGFFSFLGPSGCGKTTSLRMIAGFDQPTEGDVLIKGASMVGVPAYRRPVNMVFQHYALFPHLNVFDNIAYGLRQVTPRPGDAEITARVDESLELVRLAGYAKRRIWELSGGQQQRVALARALINRPTVLLLDEPLGALDRKLRREMQIELQTLQRDVGITFILVTHDQEEALSMSDTICIMLEGRIVQTGSPTELYDEPINRYVADFVGRSNFLHGKIVAADNGRARLETSKGLVLGGRRPKGSDTMQPGTSAVLAVRPELIHMAALTENAHLDGDITTPAKVRNRIYLGEQTEYLVDAEGLGEVLIRSPKHAETHTGGFAPGNDVLIGWREESALALRDA encoded by the coding sequence TTGGAACGCGAACCCCAGGCTGAGATTGACGTCGAGTTTCGCGGCGTCACCAAACGTTTCGACGAAGTCGTGGCGGTGGACGCACTCGATCTGCAAATTCCCAGTGGCGGCTTCTTCAGTTTCCTCGGGCCCTCGGGCTGCGGCAAGACGACGTCGTTGCGCATGATTGCCGGCTTCGATCAGCCGACGGAAGGCGACGTGCTGATAAAGGGCGCGTCCATGGTCGGCGTCCCAGCCTATCGACGGCCCGTCAACATGGTGTTCCAGCATTACGCGCTGTTCCCTCATCTCAACGTGTTCGACAACATCGCTTATGGCCTGCGGCAGGTAACGCCGCGCCCCGGTGACGCGGAGATCACCGCGCGGGTCGACGAGTCGCTCGAACTCGTCCGATTGGCCGGCTATGCCAAGCGCCGTATCTGGGAGCTTTCGGGCGGCCAGCAGCAGCGCGTCGCCTTGGCACGTGCCTTGATCAACCGCCCGACCGTTCTGCTGTTGGACGAACCGCTGGGCGCGCTCGACAGGAAGCTGCGCCGCGAAATGCAGATCGAGCTCCAGACCCTGCAGCGCGATGTCGGCATCACGTTCATCCTGGTCACACACGACCAGGAAGAGGCGCTTTCGATGAGCGACACCATCTGCATCATGCTGGAAGGCCGCATCGTGCAAACCGGGAGCCCGACCGAGCTGTACGACGAACCAATCAACCGTTACGTCGCCGACTTTGTCGGCCGCTCAAACTTCCTACACGGCAAGATCGTCGCGGCAGACAACGGGCGCGCCAGGCTTGAAACGTCGAAAGGCCTCGTCCTGGGCGGACGCCGGCCGAAAGGGTCGGACACAATGCAGCCGGGCACCAGCGCCGTGCTCGCGGTCCGCCCGGAACTGATCCACATGGCCGCGCTGACCGAGAACGCACACCTTGATGGCGATATCACAACGCCGGCCAAGGTCAGGAATCGAATCTATTTGGGCGAGCAGACCGAGTACCTGGTGGACGCCGAAGGTCTGGGCGAGGTGTTGATTAGGTCTCCTAAACACGCCGAGACCCATACCGGCGGCTTTGCCCCGGGAAACGACGTGCTGATCGGTTGGCGGGAGGAGTCCGCTCTGGCGCTACGCGACGCCTGA
- a CDS encoding helix-turn-helix transcriptional regulator, giving the protein MLQITDHEWHEEIAKVIGSIRTPDYPHRLVDALGRLVAFDFSVMFAYRGDDRPLDLFDNFGAKRRAIFVTLYQEGPYMLDPFFRAAKEQVEPGLYRLRELAPDRFYQSEYFRSYYIKTGLAEEIGFVVALPDDVCAVMSLMRSSNRPVFSEKEMTRLRKVEPFVRASAEYHWQDLSGRFSDDAVDPEHEILERYIDYTFRNFGRSLLSPREREVVGLVLRGHSSDSISKILGISPGTVKVHRKNIYAKLGIISQSELFSIFLSSLSKTKEPTRFHEVQG; this is encoded by the coding sequence GTGTTGCAGATAACTGATCACGAGTGGCACGAGGAGATCGCCAAGGTCATTGGGTCGATCAGAACACCGGACTATCCCCATCGGCTGGTCGACGCGCTCGGGCGGCTGGTTGCCTTCGATTTCTCCGTGATGTTCGCCTATCGCGGCGACGACCGCCCGCTCGATTTGTTCGACAACTTCGGCGCCAAGCGGCGCGCCATCTTCGTGACCCTCTACCAAGAAGGTCCCTATATGCTGGATCCTTTCTTTCGGGCGGCGAAAGAGCAGGTCGAACCGGGCCTCTATCGGCTTCGCGAGCTGGCGCCCGACCGCTTCTATCAAAGCGAGTACTTCCGCTCCTACTACATCAAGACAGGCCTTGCCGAAGAGATCGGGTTTGTCGTCGCGCTGCCTGATGACGTTTGCGCGGTGATGTCGTTGATGCGGTCAAGCAACCGGCCGGTGTTCAGCGAAAAGGAGATGACGCGGCTGAGAAAGGTCGAACCTTTCGTCCGCGCGTCTGCGGAGTATCACTGGCAGGATCTGAGCGGCCGGTTTTCCGATGATGCCGTGGATCCCGAGCACGAGATCCTGGAGCGCTACATCGACTACACGTTCCGCAACTTCGGACGCTCGCTGCTCTCGCCCAGGGAACGGGAAGTCGTCGGCCTTGTGTTGCGTGGTCACTCTTCGGACTCAATCTCTAAGATCCTGGGCATCTCGCCCGGCACCGTCAAAGTCCACCGCAAGAACATCTACGCCAAACTCGGCATTATCTCGCAATCCGAGCTCTTCTCGATCTTCTTAAGCTCACTCTCAAAGACGAAGGAGCCGACCAGGTTTCACGAAGTCCAGGGTTGA
- a CDS encoding 3-oxoacyl-ACP reductase, with the protein MQRVALVTGGSRGIGRGIAIALDQAGYKVAANYRSNEEAAASLAAETGVATYAWDVADYDACQKGVEQVVADLGPVEILVNNAGISPDKFMHKMAPDVWRKVIDTNLNAAFNMTHQVIKPMRDAGFGRIINVASLSAFAPNYGETAYGAAKGAMVSFTKALAKESAAKGVTVNAIAPGYVDTDMIRVAPQEFLDDLVENHILVGRLGRVEDVARCVLFLAADDADFITGATIDVNGGQVMR; encoded by the coding sequence ATGCAAAGGGTTGCCTTGGTCACAGGCGGGTCGCGTGGCATCGGTCGCGGCATCGCCATCGCGCTAGACCAGGCGGGCTACAAGGTCGCCGCCAACTATCGCAGCAACGAAGAAGCGGCGGCCTCGCTGGCCGCCGAGACGGGCGTTGCGACCTATGCCTGGGATGTCGCCGACTACGACGCCTGCCAGAAAGGCGTCGAACAGGTCGTCGCCGATCTCGGCCCGGTCGAGATCCTGGTCAACAACGCCGGCATCTCGCCGGACAAGTTCATGCACAAGATGGCACCGGACGTCTGGCGCAAGGTGATCGACACCAATCTGAACGCCGCCTTCAACATGACCCATCAGGTCATCAAGCCGATGCGCGACGCCGGCTTCGGCCGCATCATCAACGTCGCCTCGCTGTCGGCCTTCGCGCCTAACTATGGCGAGACTGCCTATGGCGCCGCCAAGGGTGCCATGGTCAGTTTCACCAAGGCGCTGGCCAAGGAGAGCGCGGCCAAGGGCGTGACGGTCAACGCCATCGCGCCCGGTTACGTCGATACCGACATGATCCGCGTCGCGCCCCAGGAATTCCTGGATGATCTCGTCGAGAACCACATCCTGGTCGGCCGGCTCGGCCGGGTTGAAGACGTCGCCCGCTGCGTGCTGTTCCTGGCCGCTGATGACGCCGACTTCATCACCGGCGCCACCATCGACGTGAACGGCGGTCAGGTGATGCGCTAG